One genomic window of Candidatus Pseudobacter hemicellulosilyticus includes the following:
- a CDS encoding DinB family protein produces MQSSMDHFQAGYQQQLPASASGPALTTLQLFTPVITQEFHPQGQKLSMNRQLGYTPGDTDMIR; encoded by the coding sequence ATGCAAAGCTCCATGGATCATTTCCAGGCCGGCTACCAGCAGCAGCTCCCCGCAAGCGCTTCCGGGCCGGCACTGACAACACTGCAGCTCTTCACCCCTGTCATTACCCAAGAGTTCCACCCCCAGGGGCAAAAATTATCCATGAACCGGCAGCTGGGTTATACGCCGGGTGATACGGATATGATCAGGTAA